A part of Desulfomicrobium baculatum DSM 4028 genomic DNA contains:
- a CDS encoding GDP-L-fucose synthase family protein, with translation MERESKIYVAGHRGLVGSAICRRLEKDGFGNILKRTSSELDLRNQQAVEDFFAAEKPEYVFLAAAKVGGIHANDTYPADFIRDNLQIQTNVIDAAYRHGARKLLFLGSSCIYPKLCPQPIKEEYLLTGPLEATNRPYAVAKIAGIEMCWAYNRQYGTRYLAVMPTNLYGPGDNYDLHASHVLPALIRKAHEAKVRGDRSFMVWGTGTPRREFLYSDDLADACVFLMAEAGKTDAMFGDHEPPLINIGCGEDVTIAELAGMVAEVVGFEGEVEFDSSKPDGTPQKLLDVSRMRGIGWRPNVALPVGIGLAYKDFQEI, from the coding sequence ATGGAAAGAGAAAGCAAAATCTACGTCGCCGGCCATCGTGGACTGGTGGGAAGCGCCATTTGCCGAAGACTGGAAAAGGACGGGTTTGGCAATATTCTGAAGCGGACAAGTTCAGAGCTTGATTTGCGCAATCAGCAGGCCGTCGAAGATTTTTTTGCGGCAGAGAAGCCGGAGTACGTATTTCTGGCCGCGGCCAAGGTCGGAGGCATTCACGCCAACGACACCTACCCGGCGGATTTCATCCGCGACAATCTTCAGATTCAGACCAACGTGATCGACGCCGCCTACAGACACGGGGCCAGGAAGCTCCTTTTCCTGGGCTCGTCGTGCATTTATCCGAAGCTGTGCCCGCAGCCGATCAAGGAAGAGTATTTGCTGACCGGCCCCCTTGAAGCCACAAATCGCCCCTACGCCGTTGCCAAGATCGCCGGTATTGAGATGTGCTGGGCTTACAACCGCCAGTACGGCACCAGATATCTGGCCGTCATGCCCACCAACCTTTACGGCCCGGGCGATAACTACGACCTGCATGCCAGCCACGTCCTGCCCGCCCTGATCCGCAAGGCCCATGAGGCCAAAGTGCGGGGGGACAGGAGCTTCATGGTCTGGGGCACGGGCACGCCGCGTCGCGAATTCCTCTACAGCGACGACCTGGCCGACGCCTGCGTGTTCCTGATGGCCGAGGCCGGGAAGACCGACGCGATGTTCGGCGACCACGAACCGCCCCTGATCAATATCGGTTGTGGCGAGGATGTGACCATTGCCGAGCTGGCGGGCATGGTGGCAGAGGTTGTGGGTTTTGAGGGAGAGGTTGAGTTTGATTCGAGCAAGCCGGATGGAACGCCGCAGAAACTTCTTGATGTGTCGAGAATGAGGGGCATTGGTTGGCGACCGAATGTCGCATTGCCGGTGGGGATCGGGCTCGCGTACAAGGATTTTCAGGAAATTTGA
- a CDS encoding glycosyltransferase, with the protein MNCACTVSIISHNQAALVVNLVDDLQAFCGPYVDEVIVTINIAEEVRLDVSQYDFPIRVLRNLAPKGFGANHNAAFLVSSSDFFCILNPDIRLTQNPFPTLLEFASLSEVGVVAPRVVNNSGQREDSERRFPTPWELMKKIAGGKSAVWSDAYPVSSPDWIAGMFMLFPRSVFEKLHGFDERYFLYYEDVDLCARLALAGYKRLVCSDVTVVHDARRSSHGNLRYAAMHLKSIFRFFFSDVYRRVRKL; encoded by the coding sequence ATGAATTGTGCGTGTACAGTTTCTATTATCAGTCACAATCAGGCTGCACTTGTCGTGAATCTGGTTGATGATCTACAAGCATTCTGTGGGCCGTATGTTGATGAGGTAATTGTTACAATCAATATTGCCGAGGAAGTTCGTCTTGATGTCTCCCAATACGATTTCCCGATTCGCGTTCTGCGCAATCTTGCACCAAAAGGATTCGGAGCGAATCACAATGCGGCATTTCTGGTTTCTTCGTCCGATTTTTTTTGCATTCTCAACCCTGACATCCGCCTGACTCAAAATCCCTTTCCGACTCTGCTCGAGTTTGCCAGTCTATCAGAGGTCGGGGTTGTAGCGCCACGGGTGGTCAACAATTCCGGCCAACGGGAAGACAGCGAGCGCAGATTTCCCACTCCTTGGGAGCTCATGAAGAAGATTGCTGGTGGAAAGTCCGCCGTCTGGTCCGACGCGTATCCTGTTTCAAGCCCCGACTGGATTGCCGGCATGTTCATGCTTTTTCCGCGATCGGTATTTGAAAAACTTCACGGCTTTGATGAGCGTTATTTTCTCTACTACGAAGATGTCGACCTCTGCGCCCGTCTCGCCCTGGCCGGGTATAAACGGCTTGTCTGTTCGGACGTTACTGTCGTACATGATGCCCGCCGCAGCAGCCATGGGAATCTCCGCTATGCGGCCATGCATCTTAAAAGCATATTCCGTTTCTTTTTTTCCGACGTGTATCGTCGGGTCCGAAAACTATGA
- the gmd gene encoding GDP-mannose 4,6-dehydratase produces the protein MKKALITGITGQDGAYLAEFLIKKGYEVHGVKRRSSLFNTDRIDHLYEDPHVDNRKLVLHYGDLTDSTNLIRIIQEVQPDEIYNLAAQSHVQVSFDSPEYTANTDALGTLRVLEAIRILGLDKKTRFYQASTSELYGLVQEIPQTEKTPFYPRSPYACAKLYAYWITVNYREAYGIYGCNGILFNHESPMRGETFVTRKITRALARIVLGLQDKVFLGNMNAKRDWGHAKDYVEMQWLMLQQDTPRDYVIATGRQFSVRDFVTIAAAELGVHLEWRGEGVDEKAVISAVDEAVLRSHHVGRCPLDTLPRVGSVIVEVDPRYFRPTEVETLLGDPSQAKRELGWEPKISFEEMVKEMVVEDLSLAAKDKVCRDNGFKVYDYNE, from the coding sequence ATGAAAAAAGCTTTAATAACGGGAATTACGGGTCAGGATGGGGCGTATCTGGCCGAATTTCTGATCAAGAAGGGATACGAAGTCCATGGCGTGAAGCGCCGGTCTTCGTTGTTCAATACCGATCGCATAGATCATCTCTACGAAGACCCGCATGTGGATAACCGCAAGCTGGTTCTTCATTACGGCGACCTGACGGATTCCACGAATCTGATCCGGATTATTCAGGAAGTTCAGCCTGATGAGATCTACAATCTCGCCGCTCAGAGTCATGTACAAGTTTCTTTTGACTCCCCTGAGTACACCGCCAACACGGATGCCCTGGGGACGCTGCGCGTTCTGGAGGCCATCAGGATTTTGGGCCTGGACAAGAAGACCCGGTTTTACCAGGCGTCCACGTCCGAGCTGTACGGTCTGGTGCAGGAAATTCCGCAGACCGAAAAGACGCCTTTTTACCCCAGATCTCCGTACGCCTGCGCAAAGCTGTATGCATACTGGATCACGGTCAATTATCGTGAAGCGTACGGCATTTACGGCTGTAACGGCATTCTGTTCAACCACGAATCCCCGATGCGCGGAGAAACCTTCGTTACTCGCAAGATCACGCGTGCTCTGGCCCGGATCGTACTCGGGTTGCAGGACAAGGTGTTTCTTGGGAATATGAACGCCAAGCGCGACTGGGGACATGCCAAGGATTATGTGGAGATGCAGTGGCTGATGCTGCAGCAGGATACGCCCCGGGATTATGTCATTGCCACGGGGCGTCAGTTCTCGGTGCGGGATTTCGTGACTATCGCGGCTGCGGAACTTGGAGTGCACCTTGAATGGCGGGGCGAAGGGGTGGACGAGAAGGCCGTGATTTCAGCGGTGGATGAAGCCGTTCTGCGGTCCCATCATGTCGGGAGATGCCCTTTGGACACTCTGCCTCGGGTTGGAAGCGTGATCGTCGAGGTCGACCCCCGCTACTTCCGCCCGACCGAAGTGGAAACCTTGCTGGGGGATCCGTCGCAAGCCAAGCGTGAACTGGGCTGGGAGCCTAAGATTTCATTCGAAGAGATGGTCAAGGAAATGGTTGTCGAAGACCTTTCCCTTGCTGCCAAGGATAAAGTCTGCCGAGACAATGGGTTCAAGGTTTATGACTACAATGAATAG
- a CDS encoding glycosyltransferase has translation MKILIVSSFFPPQNSIASLRPYSWAKYWSRSGHDVTVLTVSKPARDEDSPLPFDGFKVVELPIPFFSSLQKKVAQETVPIQSKNSNTNAKNLKSKVWHWCVTRFATIQKRYGCFSGCRMPDWRDLWVPSALKYARSERWDLVVSSAGPYSVHYVAYKLRLCGLADKWIADWRDLWTDNHIYPGLPFFRSAEAFLERRWCLSADVITTVSEPLADLLRGKYGSKVRVVYNGFDQDEYEDLPSGRFFPDDNMFRIVYTGSIYEDKQNPVPLFEAIARIYTNNPSIVSSLRVLFVGHNANAKNLADSMGVGGFVEYQGFVTRSVALQMQRDADCLLFLDFDPSQFRGVLTGKIFEYLVAGPPIISIGFGSDPVVNDVILDEQRGFVLGNDVAKIQDCLLSMIEGRSKNYTKNNCIFNVQRYSRFSMAERMLKFVSE, from the coding sequence TTGAAAATCCTAATAGTCTCATCTTTCTTCCCACCTCAGAATTCAATCGCCTCTCTGCGTCCATATTCTTGGGCTAAATACTGGTCAAGGAGTGGGCATGATGTGACCGTACTGACCGTCAGCAAGCCTGCTCGTGATGAGGACTCGCCGTTACCTTTCGATGGTTTTAAGGTTGTTGAACTGCCAATTCCATTTTTTTCGTCGCTACAAAAAAAAGTTGCTCAGGAAACTGTGCCGATTCAAAGTAAAAACTCTAATACGAATGCGAAGAATTTGAAAAGTAAGGTGTGGCATTGGTGCGTTACGCGCTTTGCTACAATCCAGAAAAGGTACGGCTGTTTTAGTGGTTGTCGCATGCCAGATTGGCGCGATCTTTGGGTGCCGTCAGCGCTGAAATATGCGCGCAGTGAGCGTTGGGATCTAGTTGTCAGTTCTGCAGGGCCTTATTCTGTTCATTATGTAGCCTACAAACTCCGGCTTTGCGGTTTAGCTGATAAATGGATTGCAGATTGGCGCGATCTTTGGACAGACAATCACATCTACCCCGGACTCCCTTTTTTTCGCTCTGCTGAAGCTTTTCTTGAGCGTAGATGGTGTTTATCTGCAGATGTTATTACAACGGTTTCTGAGCCTCTTGCTGATTTGCTGCGGGGTAAATATGGAAGCAAAGTACGCGTTGTTTATAATGGTTTTGACCAAGATGAATATGAAGATTTGCCTTCTGGTCGCTTTTTTCCCGATGATAATATGTTCCGAATTGTCTATACAGGATCGATATACGAGGATAAGCAGAATCCAGTGCCGTTGTTTGAGGCAATTGCAAGAATATATACTAACAATCCAAGCATCGTAAGTTCATTGCGTGTGCTGTTTGTCGGTCATAATGCGAACGCTAAAAATTTAGCAGATAGCATGGGTGTTGGCGGTTTTGTGGAGTATCAGGGATTTGTCACAAGGTCTGTTGCCTTGCAAATGCAAAGAGATGCGGATTGTCTGTTATTTCTTGATTTTGACCCTTCTCAATTTCGTGGAGTGTTAACAGGTAAAATTTTTGAATATTTAGTTGCGGGCCCTCCGATAATTTCGATAGGATTTGGATCCGACCCTGTCGTAAATGATGTGATTCTGGATGAGCAGAGAGGTTTTGTTCTGGGGAACGATGTGGCAAAGATCCAAGACTGTCTTTTGAGCATGATTGAAGGACGCAGCAAAAACTATACAAAAAATAATTGCATTTTTAATGTTCAAAGATACTCTCGGTTCAGTATGGCGGAGAGAATGCTCAAGTTTGTTAGTGAATGA
- a CDS encoding NAD-dependent epimerase/dehydratase family protein, with translation MGFPQKRSLVTGASGFIGRALCRELTGKGWDVTAMLRRPQAGPWRHVLEGNLGRGEVDPQNLEGVDTIFHLAGKAHTRARNAAENAEYEAVHVHGTRSLLRAAKQAGVRACVLLSSVKAMGEGGEEVWDESTTCSPQNPYGVTKLAAESIVLEELPLSCPVVLRPTLVYGVGSKGNLDLMIRAVRKGFFPAITFPPNSRSMIHVQDVVQACLLAATHPAACGQVFILTDGGEYSTNEVLAWIHEALGKKPGLSVPYGLLRVGARLGDVLERLGMHAPLNTDRLSKLAGSARYSNAKILRELGFDPAWDLRRGIHEMVEGLR, from the coding sequence ATGGGATTTCCGCAGAAGCGTTCTCTGGTCACCGGCGCGTCGGGGTTTATCGGTCGCGCCTTGTGCCGGGAGCTGACGGGGAAGGGCTGGGATGTCACGGCCATGCTGCGCAGGCCGCAGGCCGGGCCGTGGCGGCATGTGCTGGAGGGTAATCTGGGCCGGGGCGAGGTTGATCCTCAAAACCTCGAAGGAGTGGACACGATCTTTCATCTGGCGGGCAAGGCGCATACACGTGCCAGAAACGCTGCCGAAAATGCTGAATACGAAGCCGTGCATGTGCACGGCACGCGGTCACTGCTTCGCGCCGCCAAGCAGGCTGGCGTGCGCGCATGCGTGCTGCTCAGTTCGGTCAAGGCCATGGGTGAGGGTGGGGAAGAAGTTTGGGATGAGTCCACGACATGTTCTCCGCAGAATCCCTACGGCGTCACCAAGCTGGCGGCTGAAAGCATCGTGCTCGAAGAGCTCCCGTTATCCTGCCCGGTGGTCTTGCGGCCCACGCTTGTTTACGGCGTCGGGAGTAAGGGCAATCTTGACCTGATGATTCGCGCGGTGCGCAAGGGCTTCTTTCCGGCCATTACATTTCCTCCTAACAGCCGCTCCATGATTCATGTGCAGGACGTCGTGCAGGCCTGCCTGCTGGCGGCGACGCATCCTGCGGCATGTGGGCAGGTGTTCATCCTGACCGATGGCGGGGAGTATTCAACCAATGAGGTGCTGGCCTGGATTCATGAGGCCCTGGGCAAAAAGCCCGGACTGTCTGTTCCATACGGCCTGCTGCGGGTTGGGGCGCGTCTTGGGGACGTGCTGGAACGCCTTGGGATGCACGCCCCGCTTAACACTGACAGGCTGAGCAAGCTGGCGGGTTCCGCGCGGTATTCCAACGCCAAAATCCTCCGCGAATTGGGCTTTGACCCTGCCTGGGACCTGCGGAGGGGCATTCATGAGATGGTCGAAGGCTTGAGGTGA
- a CDS encoding glycosyltransferase family 2 protein produces MATYNGEKYIHCQIASILKQLASDDELIISDDGSSDGTLSIIEGFCDSRISSICNVGAPGLLFNIENALRLAQGKYVFLADQDDVWLPGRIAEMTSALHEFDVVVSDAIVTDQYLTVTHPSLFQLLGSGSGIIKNLIKNTYVGCCMAFRKTVLEAALPFPQDTPMHDWWIGMIGELNFSICFLRRPLLYYRRHDANLSCTVFGSKYAIKQKFVWRYVMSKNLIRRQLEF; encoded by the coding sequence ATGGCAACATATAATGGTGAGAAGTACATTCATTGTCAGATTGCTTCAATATTGAAGCAGCTTGCTTCTGATGATGAGCTGATTATCTCTGATGATGGCTCCTCCGATGGGACGCTCAGTATCATTGAAGGGTTTTGTGATAGTCGCATCTCTTCAATATGCAATGTTGGAGCTCCAGGCCTTCTCTTCAATATTGAGAATGCTTTGCGCCTTGCACAGGGAAAGTATGTATTTTTAGCTGATCAAGATGATGTGTGGCTTCCTGGTCGGATAGCAGAAATGACGTCAGCATTGCATGAGTTTGATGTCGTTGTTTCTGATGCGATAGTTACAGACCAGTATTTAACGGTTACTCATCCGTCCTTGTTTCAGTTGTTGGGTTCTGGGTCTGGAATAATTAAAAATTTGATAAAGAATACGTATGTCGGATGTTGCATGGCGTTCAGGAAAACAGTGCTGGAAGCGGCACTCCCTTTTCCGCAAGATACTCCGATGCATGATTGGTGGATAGGGATGATAGGAGAATTGAATTTTTCGATATGCTTCTTGCGCCGACCATTGTTATATTATCGACGCCACGATGCAAACTTGTCATGTACTGTTTTTGGATCGAAATACGCAATTAAACAAAAGTTTGTGTGGCGATATGTTATGAGTAAAAATTTGATTCGAAGACAACTGGAATTTTGA
- a CDS encoding MraY family glycosyltransferase has translation MSIPCCILVPRYLTRAGFLDLPGERSSHVRPTPKGGGVGLVVAFVWVAVVIGLPLFFWLPLLALAILSFVNDLRSLSAGVRLAAQFMAALLVLGGALWAGHISWPAFLILPALFFVVATTNCYNFMDGINGLAGITAVVAFACLLVFGGAAETPLFYPIVAVMGALLGFLPFNLPRARLFMGDVGSIFLGFLFALSVCLLAGSWTEFLVFASFLFPFYADEAVTVVERLWRGESLLAPHRRHLYQFLANERGVAHWKVTALYAVIQIFVALLVVAAGRHGAWHVLGIDAAAFGLWAWTHYSLKRRYVVDQGAR, from the coding sequence TTGAGCATACCGTGCTGTATCCTGGTTCCCCGTTACTTGACCCGTGCCGGTTTTCTGGACCTGCCCGGAGAGCGCAGTTCCCACGTCCGGCCTACCCCCAAGGGTGGCGGCGTGGGACTGGTCGTGGCCTTTGTTTGGGTTGCCGTCGTCATCGGGCTGCCCCTGTTTTTCTGGCTGCCGCTTCTGGCCTTGGCGATTTTGAGTTTCGTCAATGACCTTCGCAGCCTCTCCGCCGGAGTGCGCCTTGCCGCGCAGTTCATGGCCGCGCTTCTCGTTTTGGGCGGGGCTCTATGGGCGGGGCATATTTCGTGGCCCGCATTCCTGATCCTGCCGGCCCTTTTCTTCGTGGTAGCCACGACCAACTGCTACAACTTCATGGACGGGATCAACGGCCTGGCCGGCATCACCGCCGTGGTCGCTTTTGCCTGCCTGCTTGTTTTTGGCGGTGCGGCCGAAACCCCGTTGTTCTATCCAATCGTGGCGGTCATGGGCGCGCTGCTAGGCTTCCTGCCTTTCAATCTGCCCCGGGCCAGGCTGTTCATGGGGGACGTGGGCAGCATCTTTTTGGGCTTTCTGTTCGCCTTGTCCGTCTGCCTGTTGGCCGGATCATGGACCGAGTTCCTGGTTTTTGCCTCTTTTCTCTTCCCTTTTTATGCCGACGAGGCCGTGACAGTGGTTGAGCGCTTGTGGCGCGGGGAATCGCTGCTTGCCCCGCACCGCAGGCACCTGTATCAATTTCTGGCCAACGAGCGCGGCGTTGCCCATTGGAAGGTCACCGCCTTGTACGCAGTAATCCAGATTTTTGTGGCGCTGCTGGTGGTTGCGGCAGGAAGGCATGGCGCTTGGCATGTGCTTGGCATCGATGCCGCCGCCTTTGGCCTGTGGGCCTGGACGCATTATTCATTGAAACGTCGATATGTTGTGGATCAAGGTGCCCGATGA
- a CDS encoding polysaccharide biosynthesis protein produces the protein MKVPRLLANKNLYLMLLGESGLFAMALVMAFLLRFEFDIPADFFRQMVGLLPVAVALKVVFFWVCGLYRGMWRYTGLADLWKIGRAVFMAEVALIIYVAFTSHFQGYPRSVFILDPLLAFVFACGARVLIRSLYETSAQPKDWLFALLPERFCAPASGIRALIVGADADGARIAKEILDVRDSGLHLVGFVDDDPARIGRNIHGLPVYGPLAALVSVAQMTRAEEILVSAGQAGGHLREIVDACESAQLGIKKLPALADIASGKVSVKALRDVRYEDLLGREEVHLDEAGIKGYLADKVVLVTGAGGSIGSELCRQIIRFGPRLLVLFDAGEENLYSIEMELLHQHGFTRYVTVLGQVQDAALVDAVFAARQPHVVFHAAAYKHVPMLEGNPWQAVTNNIVGSRTVMEASVRHGAGRFVLVSTDKAVRPTNVMGASKRVAELLMHGFQGGETTFMAVRFGNVLGSSGSVIPLFRSQIERGGPVTVTHPEVTRYFMTIPEAAQLIVQAGALGRGGEIFVLKMGQPVRIADLARDLIILSGKDPAEIEVKFTGLRPGEKLYEELITAGEGVLETGHEKIMVLRSEKTQIENDEKLVTLLEAARFFEAEGVRRGLQDLVPEYTPVSNAAEVH, from the coding sequence ATGAAAGTGCCCCGGCTGCTGGCGAATAAAAACCTCTACCTCATGCTCCTCGGCGAGAGCGGTCTCTTTGCCATGGCTCTGGTCATGGCTTTTTTGCTGCGTTTCGAGTTTGACATCCCGGCGGATTTTTTCCGGCAGATGGTAGGGCTTTTGCCGGTGGCCGTGGCTCTCAAAGTGGTCTTCTTCTGGGTCTGCGGGCTGTATCGGGGCATGTGGCGCTATACCGGCCTGGCCGATCTGTGGAAGATCGGGCGCGCGGTGTTCATGGCTGAGGTGGCGCTGATCATCTACGTCGCGTTTACGTCGCATTTTCAGGGCTATCCGCGCTCCGTGTTTATCCTGGATCCGTTGCTGGCCTTTGTTTTTGCTTGCGGAGCCCGGGTGCTGATCCGTTCCCTGTATGAGACTTCCGCGCAGCCGAAAGACTGGCTGTTTGCGCTGCTACCTGAAAGGTTCTGCGCTCCCGCCTCCGGGATACGGGCGCTCATTGTCGGGGCTGACGCGGATGGCGCGCGCATCGCCAAGGAAATTTTGGATGTCCGCGATTCCGGACTGCATCTGGTGGGTTTTGTTGATGACGACCCCGCCCGCATCGGGCGCAATATCCATGGCCTGCCCGTATATGGGCCGCTGGCGGCGCTGGTGAGCGTGGCCCAGATGACCCGCGCCGAGGAAATTTTGGTCAGCGCGGGCCAAGCGGGTGGCCATCTGCGCGAGATCGTGGATGCCTGCGAGTCCGCCCAGCTCGGCATCAAGAAACTGCCCGCCCTGGCCGACATCGCCAGCGGCAAGGTCTCGGTCAAGGCCCTGCGCGACGTGCGCTACGAGGATCTGTTGGGGCGAGAGGAAGTGCACCTGGACGAGGCCGGGATCAAGGGCTACCTCGCGGACAAGGTGGTGCTGGTCACCGGGGCCGGGGGCTCCATCGGTTCGGAGCTCTGCCGCCAGATCATCCGCTTTGGTCCGCGCCTGCTCGTCCTGTTCGATGCCGGTGAGGAGAATCTGTACTCCATCGAGATGGAACTCCTGCATCAGCACGGGTTCACGCGCTACGTCACGGTGCTGGGGCAGGTGCAGGACGCGGCCCTGGTGGACGCGGTTTTCGCGGCCCGGCAGCCGCATGTCGTGTTCCATGCCGCGGCCTACAAGCATGTGCCCATGCTCGAAGGCAACCCCTGGCAGGCCGTGACCAACAATATCGTCGGCTCGCGCACGGTCATGGAGGCTTCGGTCAGGCATGGCGCAGGGCGTTTCGTGCTTGTGTCCACGGACAAGGCTGTGCGTCCGACGAATGTCATGGGCGCGTCCAAGCGCGTGGCGGAGCTGCTCATGCATGGCTTCCAGGGCGGGGAGACGACGTTCATGGCCGTGCGCTTCGGCAATGTGCTCGGCTCGTCGGGCTCGGTCATCCCGCTCTTTCGCAGCCAGATCGAACGAGGCGGGCCGGTCACTGTCACTCACCCCGAAGTGACCCGCTATTTCATGACCATCCCGGAAGCGGCCCAGCTCATCGTCCAGGCCGGAGCCCTGGGACGGGGCGGGGAAATTTTCGTACTCAAAATGGGCCAGCCCGTACGCATCGCCGACCTAGCCAGGGACCTTATCATCCTGTCAGGTAAGGATCCGGCCGAAATTGAAGTGAAGTTCACGGGCCTGCGGCCGGGGGAGAAGCTTTACGAGGAGCTAATCACCGCAGGAGAGGGCGTGCTGGAAACCGGGCATGAGAAGATCATGGTGTTGCGCTCCGAAAAAACTCAGATAGAAAACGATGAAAAATTAGTGACCCTGCTAGAGGCTGCGCGGTTTTTTGAAGCTGAGGGGGTCAGACGGGGGCTTCAGGATTTGGTACCAGAATATACTCCCGTAAGTAATGCGGCCGAGGTGCATTGA
- a CDS encoding STT3 domain-containing protein, with protein MTSSSRFSLSLTGEFWLACLLVVFTTVSIRLTELSLWLNEAFLVDGEHLMATHDAYVWLSGVKGIGNFIHDPFTRILSLLHNVSGISLATIGFWSPIIFIPLLAIPVCLLARFLRLPEGGLVFGILATAGLGFLVRTRLGFCDTDIVNLIFPVAMVSTFALWLDGMGAENQTADTSRARKQMGWALLVGVLGKMSVYVYPGSSSILLPAFGLAVLIGFWRAHREDRFLLGNGLLLIFAVLFAGWQGGVLVGAWVAWVLFKKDVPAAVQFGGMAALFVVVVFLGNFWEIIQALVYRLYLYTKVGTPDMISNATGLKLPDIAQSVREAQNLDWSQIGPRLGGNWVIFILGMLGFGFVTWRRPALLVFLPFLALGLASVKFGNRFAMYGTVGVGVGLGLGLSEFLKMFGQSQGRRWIAQLVMACVALWPSAVFMQEVGPVPVLPRTYAETFVELRNATEEDALLWQWWDYGYAGQYYAERVTFGDGSRQSGPWLYPLARVHCASSPREAAQLMRYFGQAMLDNGTSISTDVRTAMFKGNPVTELREMDLDQAQQFLSDLAVDGQNWPTTVPNYFVVSWENLRLASWISYYGNWDIASGSSSPGKIQQVRGEVRLDSAGGMLVVNGKSTPVDSMDVVEAEGVRNFEWPHGTGTHVVINQMSRQVFLMDAKMYRTMMVQMLLRPATDFEGDFTLVVDNFPWARAYKVRQ; from the coding sequence ATGACCTCTTCATCCCGTTTTTCTCTTTCCTTGACCGGTGAATTCTGGCTGGCTTGTTTGCTGGTTGTGTTTACTACCGTCTCAATCCGTCTCACCGAGTTGTCGCTTTGGCTCAATGAGGCTTTTTTGGTGGATGGCGAGCACCTCATGGCCACGCATGACGCATACGTGTGGCTGTCCGGGGTGAAAGGCATTGGCAATTTCATACATGATCCGTTCACTCGAATTTTGAGCCTTCTTCATAATGTTTCCGGCATCTCCTTGGCCACCATCGGCTTCTGGTCGCCGATCATTTTCATTCCACTCCTTGCGATCCCTGTTTGTCTGTTAGCCCGGTTTTTGCGATTGCCTGAAGGCGGGCTGGTTTTTGGCATTCTGGCTACCGCCGGTTTGGGTTTTTTGGTTCGCACCCGCCTGGGGTTCTGTGATACCGACATCGTCAATCTCATTTTTCCCGTGGCCATGGTCAGCACCTTTGCTCTTTGGCTCGATGGAATGGGGGCTGAGAATCAGACGGCGGATACGTCGCGTGCGCGCAAGCAGATGGGTTGGGCTTTGCTTGTGGGCGTGCTGGGGAAGATGTCGGTTTATGTATATCCTGGCAGTTCGAGCATTCTTCTGCCCGCGTTCGGGTTGGCGGTTCTGATTGGCTTCTGGCGGGCGCATCGCGAAGACCGCTTCTTGTTGGGCAATGGCCTCTTACTTATTTTTGCCGTGCTTTTTGCCGGCTGGCAGGGAGGTGTATTGGTCGGGGCCTGGGTGGCGTGGGTGCTGTTCAAAAAGGACGTGCCCGCAGCGGTTCAGTTTGGCGGAATGGCGGCTCTTTTCGTAGTTGTGGTATTTCTGGGGAATTTTTGGGAAATAATTCAAGCGCTCGTCTACCGCCTCTATCTGTACACCAAGGTCGGAACGCCGGACATGATTAGCAACGCGACGGGCCTCAAGCTACCTGACATCGCCCAAAGCGTGCGCGAGGCTCAAAATCTCGACTGGAGCCAGATCGGCCCACGCCTGGGCGGAAATTGGGTCATTTTTATTCTAGGCATGCTCGGGTTTGGCTTTGTGACTTGGCGTCGTCCCGCGCTCCTCGTTTTTTTGCCATTTCTGGCTCTGGGCCTGGCCAGCGTGAAGTTCGGCAATCGCTTCGCCATGTACGGCACCGTCGGCGTCGGCGTGGGGCTCGGTTTGGGGTTGAGCGAATTCCTGAAAATGTTCGGCCAGAGTCAGGGCCGGCGCTGGATTGCGCAGCTGGTCATGGCCTGCGTGGCCTTGTGGCCTTCCGCCGTGTTCATGCAGGAGGTGGGGCCGGTCCCGGTGCTGCCACGGACCTATGCCGAGACGTTCGTGGAGCTGCGAAATGCGACCGAGGAGGACGCTCTGCTCTGGCAATGGTGGGACTATGGCTATGCCGGTCAGTACTACGCCGAGCGGGTGACATTCGGAGACGGGTCGCGGCAGTCCGGGCCATGGCTCTACCCGTTGGCCCGCGTGCATTGCGCGTCTTCGCCTCGTGAAGCGGCTCAGCTCATGCGCTATTTCGGGCAGGCCATGCTCGACAATGGGACCAGCATTTCAACCGATGTTCGCACAGCCATGTTCAAAGGCAACCCTGTAACTGAACTCCGCGAAATGGATCTGGATCAGGCGCAACAGTTCTTGTCCGATCTTGCCGTGGACGGGCAGAATTGGCCCACTACCGTGCCCAATTATTTTGTAGTGTCCTGGGAAAACCTGCGTCTGGCATCCTGGATCAGCTACTACGGAAATTGGGACATTGCCTCGGGCAGCAGTTCTCCGGGCAAGATCCAGCAGGTGCGCGGGGAGGTTCGGCTTGATTCGGCGGGGGGTATGCTGGTGGTCAATGGCAAGTCGACTCCCGTTGACTCCATGGACGTGGTGGAGGCCGAGGGCGTTCGGAATTTCGAGTGGCCCCACGGTACGGGTACGCATGTGGTCATCAACCAGATGTCGCGACAGGTGTTTCTGATGGACGCCAAGATGTACCGGACCATGATGGTGCAGATGCTGCTTCGCCCGGCCACGGATTTCGAGGGCGATTTTACGCTGGTCGTTGATAATTTTCCGTGGGCTCGGGCGTACAAGGTGCGGCAGTAA